From the Salarias fasciatus chromosome 16, fSalaFa1.1, whole genome shotgun sequence genome, one window contains:
- the pou2f1b gene encoding POU domain, class 2, transcription factor 1b isoform X4 → MADGGAASQDESSGPDSKVNNQSETTKCAMESGDGNAGIQTNGLDFQRQTVPTTSAITNAHAQALLQQSKSEDSGALPTSVQQSVLPQTQLMLAGGQIAGLTLTPAHQQLLLQQAQAQLLAAAVQHSASQQNSTTGASISASAATPITQLPLSQPIQIAPQLQQQNLSLPQFVLVQPGHPIATPLQGAQFIISPTPQAQQGILQAPSLLNQLPQSQPNLLPTPPSITLATQPATPTRTTAATPIQSLPHSQTPPKRLDTPTLEEPSDLEELEQFAKTFKQRRIKLGFTQGDVGLAMGKLYGNDFSQTTISRFEALNLSFKNMCKLKPLLEKWLNDAVCAENLTSDQALSSPSALGSPGMGMEGLNRRRKKRTSIETNIRVALEKSFLENQKPTSEEITMIADQLNMEKEVIRVWFCNRRQKEKRINPPSSGNTGGGGTPIKTIFTPSSPLQVASTASLVSSPTITTPTTLTVNPVIPLTSTSVSTLSFSGTTVGATNTASVISTAPMVTATTSSPSLSPAPAAVQSTSTESKAGTQAQTVVTQAPSSIATTLGTGQVMVAAPGFSAALQGAAAHIPTSASFAAMAAAAAGLNPGLMASSQFTPGGALLSLTPGGLGSALSPALMSNSTLATIQALASSGTIPITSLDGSNLLFANTSAGSTPNLVTTPLFLNPQNLSLLTSNPVSLVSAGAAGLQVTADAHHQATTAAVPVQASTITTASKAQ, encoded by the exons ATGGCGGACGGAGGAGCAGCAAGTCAAGATGAGAGTTCGGGTCCAG aTTCTAAAGTGAATAATCAGTCAGAAACTACTAAATGTGCAATGGAAAGTGGTGACGGGAACGCCG GGATCCAGACCAATGGATTGGACTTTCAGAGGCAGACGGTGCCAACCACAAGTGCAATCACTAATGCACACGCACAAGCCCTCCTCCAACAG TCTAAGTCGGAAGACTCGGGCGCTCTCCCCACCTCCGTCCAGCAGAGCGTTCTGCCTCAGACCCAGCTCATGTTGGCCGGGGGACAGATTGCCGGC TTGACCCTGACCCCGGCgcatcagcagctgctgctccagcaggccCAGGCTCAGCTCCTGGCTGCAGCCGTGCAGCATTCAGCCAGCCAGCAGAACAGCACCACCGGGGCCAGCATCTCGGCCTCGGCGGCCACGCCCATCACCCAGCTGCCCCTGTCCCAGCCCATCCAGATCGCCCCC CAGCTACAGCAGCAGAACCTGAGCCTGCCGCAGTTCGTCCTGGTCCAGCCGGGCCATCCGATCGCCACGCCGCTGCAGGGCGCTCAGTTCATCATCTCACCGACACCGCAGGCCCAGCAGG GCATATTGCAAGCCCCAAGTCTTCTAAATCAACTACCTCAAAGCCAACCGAACCTCCTGCCGACTCCACCAAGCATCACCCTCGCAACTCAG CCCGCCACTCCGACCCGCACCACCGCAGCCACGCCCATCCAGTCCCTGCCCCACAGCCAGACTCCGCCCAAACGGCTGGACACGCCCACCCTGGAGGAGCCCAGcgacctggaggagctggagcagttCGCCAAGACCTTCAAACAGAGACGCATCAAGCTGGGCTTCACGCAG GGGGACGTTGGCCTGGCCATGGGGAAGCTGTACGGAAACGACTTCAGCCAAACGACCATCTCTCGTTTTGAGGCCTTGAATCTGAGCTTTAAGAACATGTGCAAACTCAAGCCATTGCTGGAGAAGTGGCTCAACGATGCAG TTTGTGCAGAGAACCTGACGTCTGACCAGGCCCTGTCCAGCCCCAGCGCCCTGGGCTCCCCGGGGATGGGCATGGAGGGGCTCAACCGCCGGCGGAAGAAGAGGACCAGCATCGAGACCAACATCCGAGTGGCCTTAGAAAAGAGCTTTCTGGAG AACCAAAAACCTACCTCTGAGGAGATCACCATGATCGCTGACCAGCTGAACATGGAGAAGGAGGTCAtccgggtctggttctgcaatCGCCggcagaaggagaagaggatCAACCCGCCGAGCAGCGGCAACACCGGAGGAGGCGGCACACCCATCAAGACCATCTTCACCCCCAGCAGCCCCCTG CAGGTGGCGAGCACAGCCAGCCTGGTGAGCAGCCCCACCATCACCACGCCCACCACCCTGACCGTCAACCCCGTGATTCCGCTCACCAGCACCAGCGTCTCCACCCTGTCCTTCTcag GCACAACGGTTGGAGCTACGAACACTGCGTCTGTCATCTCCACTGCTCCCATGGTTACCGCCACCACCAGCTCGCCGtctttaagccccgcccccgccgccgttCAGTCCACGAGCACGGAGAGCAAGGCCGGCACTCAGGCGCAGACGGTGGTCACCCAGGCCCCGTCGTCGATAGCGACCACCCTGGGGACGGGCCAGGTGATGGTGGCGGCGCCGGGCTTCTCCGCCGCGCTGCAGGGCGCCGCCGCCCACATCCCCACCAGCGCCAGCTTCGCCGccatggccgccgccgccgcggggcTCAACCCGGGGCTCATGGCGTCCTCTCAGTTCACTCCAGG GGGCGCCCTCCTCAGTCTGACCCCCGGTGGCCTCGGTAGCGCTCTCAGCCCCGCGCTCATGAGCAACAGCACGCTGGCCACCATTCAAG CTCTGGCGTCCAGCGGCACCATCCCCATCACCTCCCTGGACGGCAGCAACCTGCTGTTCGCCAACACGTCGGCCGGCAGCACGCCCAACCTGGTGACCACGCCGCTCTTCCTGAACCCCCAGAACCTGTCGCTGCTCACCAGCAACCCGGTCAGCCTGGTGTCGGCCGgggcggcggggctgcaggtcACCGCCGACGCCCACCACCAAGCCACCACGGCCGCCGTGCCTGTGCAAGCCTCCACCATCACCACTGCCTCCAAGGCTCAGTGA
- the pou2f1b gene encoding POU domain, class 2, transcription factor 1b isoform X5, translating into MADGGAASQDESSGPDSKVNNQSETTKCAMESGDGNAGIQTNGLDFQRQTVPTTSAITNAHAQALLQQSKSEDSGALPTSVQQSVLPQTQLMLAGGQIAGLTLTPAHQQLLLQQAQAQLLAAAVQHSASQQNSTTGASISASAATPITQLPLSQPIQIAPQLQQQNLSLPQFVLVQPGHPIATPLQGAQFIISPTPQAQQGILQAPSLLNQLPQSQPNLLPTPPSITLATQPATPTRTTAATPIQSLPHSQTPPKRLDTPTLEEPSDLEELEQFAKTFKQRRIKLGFTQGDVGLAMGKLYGNDFSQTTISRFEALNLSFKNMCKLKPLLEKWLNDAENLTSDQALSSPSALGSPGMGMEGLNRRRKKRTSIETNIRVALEKSFLEQNQKPTSEEITMIADQLNMEKEVIRVWFCNRRQKEKRINPPSSGNTGGGGTPIKTIFTPSSPLQVASTASLVSSPTITTPTTLTVNPVIPLTSTSVSTLSFSGTTVGATNTASVISTAPMVTATTSSPSLSPAPAAVQSTSTESKAGTQAQTVVTQAPSSIATTLGTGQVMVAAPGFSAALQGAAAHIPTSASFAAMAAAAAGLNPGLMASSQFTPGGALLSLTPGGLGSALSPALMSNSTLATIQALASSGTIPITSLDGSNLLFANTSAGSTPNLVTTPLFLNPQNLSLLTSNPVSLVSAGAAGLQVTADAHHQATTAAVPVQASTITTASKAQ; encoded by the exons ATGGCGGACGGAGGAGCAGCAAGTCAAGATGAGAGTTCGGGTCCAG aTTCTAAAGTGAATAATCAGTCAGAAACTACTAAATGTGCAATGGAAAGTGGTGACGGGAACGCCG GGATCCAGACCAATGGATTGGACTTTCAGAGGCAGACGGTGCCAACCACAAGTGCAATCACTAATGCACACGCACAAGCCCTCCTCCAACAG TCTAAGTCGGAAGACTCGGGCGCTCTCCCCACCTCCGTCCAGCAGAGCGTTCTGCCTCAGACCCAGCTCATGTTGGCCGGGGGACAGATTGCCGGC TTGACCCTGACCCCGGCgcatcagcagctgctgctccagcaggccCAGGCTCAGCTCCTGGCTGCAGCCGTGCAGCATTCAGCCAGCCAGCAGAACAGCACCACCGGGGCCAGCATCTCGGCCTCGGCGGCCACGCCCATCACCCAGCTGCCCCTGTCCCAGCCCATCCAGATCGCCCCC CAGCTACAGCAGCAGAACCTGAGCCTGCCGCAGTTCGTCCTGGTCCAGCCGGGCCATCCGATCGCCACGCCGCTGCAGGGCGCTCAGTTCATCATCTCACCGACACCGCAGGCCCAGCAGG GCATATTGCAAGCCCCAAGTCTTCTAAATCAACTACCTCAAAGCCAACCGAACCTCCTGCCGACTCCACCAAGCATCACCCTCGCAACTCAG CCCGCCACTCCGACCCGCACCACCGCAGCCACGCCCATCCAGTCCCTGCCCCACAGCCAGACTCCGCCCAAACGGCTGGACACGCCCACCCTGGAGGAGCCCAGcgacctggaggagctggagcagttCGCCAAGACCTTCAAACAGAGACGCATCAAGCTGGGCTTCACGCAG GGGGACGTTGGCCTGGCCATGGGGAAGCTGTACGGAAACGACTTCAGCCAAACGACCATCTCTCGTTTTGAGGCCTTGAATCTGAGCTTTAAGAACATGTGCAAACTCAAGCCATTGCTGGAGAAGTGGCTCAACGATGCAG AGAACCTGACGTCTGACCAGGCCCTGTCCAGCCCCAGCGCCCTGGGCTCCCCGGGGATGGGCATGGAGGGGCTCAACCGCCGGCGGAAGAAGAGGACCAGCATCGAGACCAACATCCGAGTGGCCTTAGAAAAGAGCTTTCTGGAG CAGAACCAAAAACCTACCTCTGAGGAGATCACCATGATCGCTGACCAGCTGAACATGGAGAAGGAGGTCAtccgggtctggttctgcaatCGCCggcagaaggagaagaggatCAACCCGCCGAGCAGCGGCAACACCGGAGGAGGCGGCACACCCATCAAGACCATCTTCACCCCCAGCAGCCCCCTG CAGGTGGCGAGCACAGCCAGCCTGGTGAGCAGCCCCACCATCACCACGCCCACCACCCTGACCGTCAACCCCGTGATTCCGCTCACCAGCACCAGCGTCTCCACCCTGTCCTTCTcag GCACAACGGTTGGAGCTACGAACACTGCGTCTGTCATCTCCACTGCTCCCATGGTTACCGCCACCACCAGCTCGCCGtctttaagccccgcccccgccgccgttCAGTCCACGAGCACGGAGAGCAAGGCCGGCACTCAGGCGCAGACGGTGGTCACCCAGGCCCCGTCGTCGATAGCGACCACCCTGGGGACGGGCCAGGTGATGGTGGCGGCGCCGGGCTTCTCCGCCGCGCTGCAGGGCGCCGCCGCCCACATCCCCACCAGCGCCAGCTTCGCCGccatggccgccgccgccgcggggcTCAACCCGGGGCTCATGGCGTCCTCTCAGTTCACTCCAGG GGGCGCCCTCCTCAGTCTGACCCCCGGTGGCCTCGGTAGCGCTCTCAGCCCCGCGCTCATGAGCAACAGCACGCTGGCCACCATTCAAG CTCTGGCGTCCAGCGGCACCATCCCCATCACCTCCCTGGACGGCAGCAACCTGCTGTTCGCCAACACGTCGGCCGGCAGCACGCCCAACCTGGTGACCACGCCGCTCTTCCTGAACCCCCAGAACCTGTCGCTGCTCACCAGCAACCCGGTCAGCCTGGTGTCGGCCGgggcggcggggctgcaggtcACCGCCGACGCCCACCACCAAGCCACCACGGCCGCCGTGCCTGTGCAAGCCTCCACCATCACCACTGCCTCCAAGGCTCAGTGA
- the pou2f1b gene encoding POU domain, class 2, transcription factor 1b isoform X7, whose translation MLESAGGAGADSKVNNQSETTKCAMESGDGNAGIQTNGLDFQRQTVPTTSAITNAHAQALLQQSKSEDSGALPTSVQQSVLPQTQLMLAGGQIAGLTLTPAHQQLLLQQAQAQLLAAAVQHSASQQNSTTGASISASAATPITQLPLSQPIQIAPQLQQQNLSLPQFVLVQPGHPIATPLQGAQFIISPTPQAQQGILQAPSLLNQLPQSQPNLLPTPPSITLATQPATPTRTTAATPIQSLPHSQTPPKRLDTPTLEEPSDLEELEQFAKTFKQRRIKLGFTQGDVGLAMGKLYGNDFSQTTISRFEALNLSFKNMCKLKPLLEKWLNDAVCAENLTSDQALSSPSALGSPGMGMEGLNRRRKKRTSIETNIRVALEKSFLEQNQKPTSEEITMIADQLNMEKEVIRVWFCNRRQKEKRINPPSSGNTGGGGTPIKTIFTPSSPLQVASTASLVSSPTITTPTTLTVNPVIPLTSTSVSTLSFSGTTVGATNTASVISTAPMVTATTSSPSLSPAPAAVQSTSTESKAGTQAQTVVTQAPSSIATTLGTGQVMVAAPGFSAALQGAAAHIPTSASFAAMAAAAAGLNPGLMASSQFTPGGALLSLTPGGLGSALSPALMSNSTLATIQALASSGTIPITSLDGSNLLFANTSAGSTPNLVTTPLFLNPQNLSLLTSNPVSLVSAGAAGLQVTADAHHQATTAAVPVQASTITTASKAQ comes from the exons ATGCTGGAGAGCGCAGGTGGAGCGGGAGCGG aTTCTAAAGTGAATAATCAGTCAGAAACTACTAAATGTGCAATGGAAAGTGGTGACGGGAACGCCG GGATCCAGACCAATGGATTGGACTTTCAGAGGCAGACGGTGCCAACCACAAGTGCAATCACTAATGCACACGCACAAGCCCTCCTCCAACAG TCTAAGTCGGAAGACTCGGGCGCTCTCCCCACCTCCGTCCAGCAGAGCGTTCTGCCTCAGACCCAGCTCATGTTGGCCGGGGGACAGATTGCCGGC TTGACCCTGACCCCGGCgcatcagcagctgctgctccagcaggccCAGGCTCAGCTCCTGGCTGCAGCCGTGCAGCATTCAGCCAGCCAGCAGAACAGCACCACCGGGGCCAGCATCTCGGCCTCGGCGGCCACGCCCATCACCCAGCTGCCCCTGTCCCAGCCCATCCAGATCGCCCCC CAGCTACAGCAGCAGAACCTGAGCCTGCCGCAGTTCGTCCTGGTCCAGCCGGGCCATCCGATCGCCACGCCGCTGCAGGGCGCTCAGTTCATCATCTCACCGACACCGCAGGCCCAGCAGG GCATATTGCAAGCCCCAAGTCTTCTAAATCAACTACCTCAAAGCCAACCGAACCTCCTGCCGACTCCACCAAGCATCACCCTCGCAACTCAG CCCGCCACTCCGACCCGCACCACCGCAGCCACGCCCATCCAGTCCCTGCCCCACAGCCAGACTCCGCCCAAACGGCTGGACACGCCCACCCTGGAGGAGCCCAGcgacctggaggagctggagcagttCGCCAAGACCTTCAAACAGAGACGCATCAAGCTGGGCTTCACGCAG GGGGACGTTGGCCTGGCCATGGGGAAGCTGTACGGAAACGACTTCAGCCAAACGACCATCTCTCGTTTTGAGGCCTTGAATCTGAGCTTTAAGAACATGTGCAAACTCAAGCCATTGCTGGAGAAGTGGCTCAACGATGCAG TTTGTGCAGAGAACCTGACGTCTGACCAGGCCCTGTCCAGCCCCAGCGCCCTGGGCTCCCCGGGGATGGGCATGGAGGGGCTCAACCGCCGGCGGAAGAAGAGGACCAGCATCGAGACCAACATCCGAGTGGCCTTAGAAAAGAGCTTTCTGGAG CAGAACCAAAAACCTACCTCTGAGGAGATCACCATGATCGCTGACCAGCTGAACATGGAGAAGGAGGTCAtccgggtctggttctgcaatCGCCggcagaaggagaagaggatCAACCCGCCGAGCAGCGGCAACACCGGAGGAGGCGGCACACCCATCAAGACCATCTTCACCCCCAGCAGCCCCCTG CAGGTGGCGAGCACAGCCAGCCTGGTGAGCAGCCCCACCATCACCACGCCCACCACCCTGACCGTCAACCCCGTGATTCCGCTCACCAGCACCAGCGTCTCCACCCTGTCCTTCTcag GCACAACGGTTGGAGCTACGAACACTGCGTCTGTCATCTCCACTGCTCCCATGGTTACCGCCACCACCAGCTCGCCGtctttaagccccgcccccgccgccgttCAGTCCACGAGCACGGAGAGCAAGGCCGGCACTCAGGCGCAGACGGTGGTCACCCAGGCCCCGTCGTCGATAGCGACCACCCTGGGGACGGGCCAGGTGATGGTGGCGGCGCCGGGCTTCTCCGCCGCGCTGCAGGGCGCCGCCGCCCACATCCCCACCAGCGCCAGCTTCGCCGccatggccgccgccgccgcggggcTCAACCCGGGGCTCATGGCGTCCTCTCAGTTCACTCCAGG GGGCGCCCTCCTCAGTCTGACCCCCGGTGGCCTCGGTAGCGCTCTCAGCCCCGCGCTCATGAGCAACAGCACGCTGGCCACCATTCAAG CTCTGGCGTCCAGCGGCACCATCCCCATCACCTCCCTGGACGGCAGCAACCTGCTGTTCGCCAACACGTCGGCCGGCAGCACGCCCAACCTGGTGACCACGCCGCTCTTCCTGAACCCCCAGAACCTGTCGCTGCTCACCAGCAACCCGGTCAGCCTGGTGTCGGCCGgggcggcggggctgcaggtcACCGCCGACGCCCACCACCAAGCCACCACGGCCGCCGTGCCTGTGCAAGCCTCCACCATCACCACTGCCTCCAAGGCTCAGTGA
- the pou2f1b gene encoding POU domain, class 2, transcription factor 1b isoform X9 codes for MESGDGNAGIQTNGLDFQRQTVPTTSAITNAHAQALLQQSKSEDSGALPTSVQQSVLPQTQLMLAGGQIAGLTLTPAHQQLLLQQAQAQLLAAAVQHSASQQNSTTGASISASAATPITQLPLSQPIQIAPQLQQQNLSLPQFVLVQPGHPIATPLQGAQFIISPTPQAQQGILQAPSLLNQLPQSQPNLLPTPPSITLATQPATPTRTTAATPIQSLPHSQTPPKRLDTPTLEEPSDLEELEQFAKTFKQRRIKLGFTQGDVGLAMGKLYGNDFSQTTISRFEALNLSFKNMCKLKPLLEKWLNDAVCAENLTSDQALSSPSALGSPGMGMEGLNRRRKKRTSIETNIRVALEKSFLEQNQKPTSEEITMIADQLNMEKEVIRVWFCNRRQKEKRINPPSSGNTGGGGTPIKTIFTPSSPLQVASTASLVSSPTITTPTTLTVNPVIPLTSTSVSTLSFSGTTVGATNTASVISTAPMVTATTSSPSLSPAPAAVQSTSTESKAGTQAQTVVTQAPSSIATTLGTGQVMVAAPGFSAALQGAAAHIPTSASFAAMAAAAAGLNPGLMASSQFTPGGALLSLTPGGLGSALSPALMSNSTLATIQALASSGTIPITSLDGSNLLFANTSAGSTPNLVTTPLFLNPQNLSLLTSNPVSLVSAGAAGLQVTADAHHQATTAAVPVQASTITTASKAQ; via the exons ATGGAAAGTGGTGACGGGAACGCCG GGATCCAGACCAATGGATTGGACTTTCAGAGGCAGACGGTGCCAACCACAAGTGCAATCACTAATGCACACGCACAAGCCCTCCTCCAACAG TCTAAGTCGGAAGACTCGGGCGCTCTCCCCACCTCCGTCCAGCAGAGCGTTCTGCCTCAGACCCAGCTCATGTTGGCCGGGGGACAGATTGCCGGC TTGACCCTGACCCCGGCgcatcagcagctgctgctccagcaggccCAGGCTCAGCTCCTGGCTGCAGCCGTGCAGCATTCAGCCAGCCAGCAGAACAGCACCACCGGGGCCAGCATCTCGGCCTCGGCGGCCACGCCCATCACCCAGCTGCCCCTGTCCCAGCCCATCCAGATCGCCCCC CAGCTACAGCAGCAGAACCTGAGCCTGCCGCAGTTCGTCCTGGTCCAGCCGGGCCATCCGATCGCCACGCCGCTGCAGGGCGCTCAGTTCATCATCTCACCGACACCGCAGGCCCAGCAGG GCATATTGCAAGCCCCAAGTCTTCTAAATCAACTACCTCAAAGCCAACCGAACCTCCTGCCGACTCCACCAAGCATCACCCTCGCAACTCAG CCCGCCACTCCGACCCGCACCACCGCAGCCACGCCCATCCAGTCCCTGCCCCACAGCCAGACTCCGCCCAAACGGCTGGACACGCCCACCCTGGAGGAGCCCAGcgacctggaggagctggagcagttCGCCAAGACCTTCAAACAGAGACGCATCAAGCTGGGCTTCACGCAG GGGGACGTTGGCCTGGCCATGGGGAAGCTGTACGGAAACGACTTCAGCCAAACGACCATCTCTCGTTTTGAGGCCTTGAATCTGAGCTTTAAGAACATGTGCAAACTCAAGCCATTGCTGGAGAAGTGGCTCAACGATGCAG TTTGTGCAGAGAACCTGACGTCTGACCAGGCCCTGTCCAGCCCCAGCGCCCTGGGCTCCCCGGGGATGGGCATGGAGGGGCTCAACCGCCGGCGGAAGAAGAGGACCAGCATCGAGACCAACATCCGAGTGGCCTTAGAAAAGAGCTTTCTGGAG CAGAACCAAAAACCTACCTCTGAGGAGATCACCATGATCGCTGACCAGCTGAACATGGAGAAGGAGGTCAtccgggtctggttctgcaatCGCCggcagaaggagaagaggatCAACCCGCCGAGCAGCGGCAACACCGGAGGAGGCGGCACACCCATCAAGACCATCTTCACCCCCAGCAGCCCCCTG CAGGTGGCGAGCACAGCCAGCCTGGTGAGCAGCCCCACCATCACCACGCCCACCACCCTGACCGTCAACCCCGTGATTCCGCTCACCAGCACCAGCGTCTCCACCCTGTCCTTCTcag GCACAACGGTTGGAGCTACGAACACTGCGTCTGTCATCTCCACTGCTCCCATGGTTACCGCCACCACCAGCTCGCCGtctttaagccccgcccccgccgccgttCAGTCCACGAGCACGGAGAGCAAGGCCGGCACTCAGGCGCAGACGGTGGTCACCCAGGCCCCGTCGTCGATAGCGACCACCCTGGGGACGGGCCAGGTGATGGTGGCGGCGCCGGGCTTCTCCGCCGCGCTGCAGGGCGCCGCCGCCCACATCCCCACCAGCGCCAGCTTCGCCGccatggccgccgccgccgcggggcTCAACCCGGGGCTCATGGCGTCCTCTCAGTTCACTCCAGG GGGCGCCCTCCTCAGTCTGACCCCCGGTGGCCTCGGTAGCGCTCTCAGCCCCGCGCTCATGAGCAACAGCACGCTGGCCACCATTCAAG CTCTGGCGTCCAGCGGCACCATCCCCATCACCTCCCTGGACGGCAGCAACCTGCTGTTCGCCAACACGTCGGCCGGCAGCACGCCCAACCTGGTGACCACGCCGCTCTTCCTGAACCCCCAGAACCTGTCGCTGCTCACCAGCAACCCGGTCAGCCTGGTGTCGGCCGgggcggcggggctgcaggtcACCGCCGACGCCCACCACCAAGCCACCACGGCCGCCGTGCCTGTGCAAGCCTCCACCATCACCACTGCCTCCAAGGCTCAGTGA